From a single Lytechinus variegatus isolate NC3 chromosome 9, Lvar_3.0, whole genome shotgun sequence genomic region:
- the LOC121422130 gene encoding palmitoyltransferase ZDHHC17-like, whose translation MMEEVKPYPVQPTGETLGYYEPHSADSTSEPKSGSKNDPDQMDIVKATQYGVIDRVRKFVEEGYDVNQPDHENVTLLHWAAINNRADIVRYLVSKEAIIDKLGGDLNSTPLHWAVRQGHLPMVVLLMQYGADPSLRDGEGCSGIHLACQFAHTPIVAYLIAKGQDANMIDGNGMTPLMWAAYKAFSMDPTRLLLTMGANPNIQDKKFENGALHWAAVQGNMAAVNCLVKFGADTYMENKSHQTCMDLAKLRRNGYLVMRIKEFRGEAEVDNSTLLKRLKSNKAVRKWVMQIVPFLVIFLMGFIPQLSQPWWVKIIAALCTYGAVYTLFRTFFDHRFGELVSLCISIATKTFLYGTYAIFLWPHQSLLRNVIFCASSVYMYYQFWATMKRDPGVIQCTQEDRKRTIIELAETGQLELSKFCTTCLIKRPIRSKHCSHCDHCVARFDHHCPWVDNCVGAGNHHHFVLYLMALLPCLGLYFYACTNYWSKQCTTTFQEDGFWVYLGQIMSCSPWIFWTSFNSLLHMTWVFVLLFSQLYQMIWLGVTTNERLNMSRYTYFDTVPDKPGKFTNPFDRGLVKNCVDFFGLRCVGLCRPLKVNWARQFTTDLTQSSSTTYVSVSSHENYQFV comes from the exons ATGATGGAGGAGGTGAAGCCGTACCCAGTCCAGCCGACTGGGGAGACTCTGGGCTACTATGAACCTCACTCGGCCGACAGCACCTCTGAACCAAAATCAGGGTCTAAAAATGACCCGGATCAGATGGACATTGTAAAAGCTACACAGTATG GTGTGATTGATCGAGTCCGTAAGTTCGTTGAAGAAGGTTACGATGTGAATCAACCAGACCATGAGAATGTTACACTATTACATTGGGCGGCAATCAACAATAGGGCTGATATCGTGAG GTACCTCGTATCCAAGGAAGCCATCATTGATAAACTGGGCGGGGACCTCAACTCCACCCCCCTCCACTGGGCAGTGCGCCAGGGTCACCTCCCCATGGTGGTGCTGCTGATGCAGTATGGGGCGGACCCCTCCCTGAGGGATGGGGAGGGGTGCAGCGGCATACACCTGGCTTGCCAGTTTGCTCACACTCCCATCGTAGCTTACCTCATCGCCAAAGGCCAG GATGCTAACATGATTGATGGAAATGGGATGACACCGCTTATGTGGGCTGCATATAAAGCTTTCTC GATGGACCCAACTCGCCTCCTTCTCACCATGGGAGCGAACCCTAACATTCAGgacaagaaatttgaaaatggcGCCCTCCACTGGGCCGCAGTGCAAGGCAACATGGCTGCCGTCAACTGCCTGGTGAAGTTCGGGGCAGATACCTACATGGAAAACAAAAGT CATCAAACGTGTATGGATCTAGCTAAATTAAGACGGAACGGCTACCTTGTGATGAGGATAAAAGAATTCAGAGGAGAGGCTGAAGTCGACAATTCAACGTTGCTAAAGAGGCTGAAATCAAATAAG GCGGTAAGGAAATGGGTGATGCAAATTGTTCCATTCCTGGTTATCTTCCTCATGGGCTTCATTCCTCAACTCAGTCAGCCATGGTGGGTCAAAATCATTGCAGCGCTCTGCACGTACGGGGCAGTCTATACATTATTCAG AACATTTTTTGATCACCGGTTTGGCGAGCTTGTGTCACTCTGTATCTCCATAGCAACCAAAACTTTTCTCTACGGAACCTATGCTATCTTCCTGTGGCCTC ATCAGTCACTTCTTCGCAACGTGATCTTCTGTGCGTCATCagtttacatgtattatcaatTCTGGGCAACAATGAAGAGAGACCCTGGGGTTATCCAATGCACACAAGAAGACAGAAAGAGA ACCATCATAGAATTAGCGGAAACCGGTCAGCTGGAATTGAGCAAATTCTGTACGACCTGCCTGATCAAACGACCAATCAGAAGCAAGCATTGTTCTCATTGTGACCACTGTGTGGCCAGATTTGACCATCACTGCCCATGGGTGGACAACTGTGTCG gagcGGGCAACCATCATCATTTTGTGCTATATTTGATGGCTTTACTACCTTGTCTAGGGTTATACTTCTATGCATGCACAAATT ATTGGTCTAAACAATGTACCACAACGTTTCAAGAAGATGGTTTCTGGGTCTACCTTGGCCAGATCATGTCCTGTTCTCCGTGGATTTTCTGGACCAGCTTCAACTCCTTACTGCACATGACCTGGGTCTTTGTGTTATTATTCAGTCAACTCTATCAG aTGATTTGGCTTGGTGTAACTACAAATGAAAGGCTGAACATGTCACGATACACATACTTTGATACGGTTCCTGATAAACCGGGAAAATTCACCAATCCATTCGA